Within the Bombus fervidus isolate BK054 unplaced genomic scaffold, iyBomFerv1 scaffold0148, whole genome shotgun sequence genome, the region GatgcattaaaattattaataaaagaatttttttttcttaattttataaattcatatcttattagtccaataattatattttttttatcaataatattatGATTAAGATATccttgaattaataaattttattatatagataatagaattatttatttaatattaattttaagattaaTAGTTTAtccaattatattaattggtTGAGTTTCtttatgtaattattcaattttaggTTCATTACGGGCAATTTCTCAAAtgatttcttttgaaattttattatttttaatattttttatattaataataataattgaaagatattctttaaatagatttatcaattttcaattaaatataaaatttataattttaatatatcctttatatattattttttttattagaatactaattgatttaaatcgagttccatttgatttaattgaaGGAGAATCTGAATTAGTTTCAGgatttaatattgaatattttagaagattatttgttttaatttttttatctgaatatataaatattatatttataagtatattaataactattatattttatgggttaataaattgatcaattaattttatttttatatatttaattcatataattattttaattataattcgtGGGGTTTTGCCTCGAATCCGATATGacaagttaataaatatatgttgaattgaattattagttttaattttattttattcattttatatttatttgattaaagaattatttttaataatttaatatttttaaagttaatagaaaattttatttctatatttatgttttcaaAACATATACTATTCAAGTTCATtaactaataaaatttaaatataattattattttttaataataaatctcaaatattattaatataaaatgaaagaattaaataaaaaaaatatataaaagtaaaaatttgatttaaatttatatatggatattcaattatttgtcTTCCTAATcaagttaatataataaaaatattaataaatcatcaatatataattttatttataaaataaaatttattattttttaaattatttaaattaattaatggaattaaatatagaataaaaattgaaaaaaataatataattactcCTCCTAATTTATTAGGAATAACTCGTAAAATTgaatatgcaaataaaaaatatcattctgGTTTAATATGAACTGGGGTAATTATTGGATTtgctattttaaaattatctggATCTCCTAATATATATGGAAATTgaagattaataattataaataatataaatactaaaataattgtaattatatctttaattgtaaaatatggatgaaaattaattttataaatatttattttagaatgaATAGGATTTGAAGATCctgtaatatgtaaaattattaaatgaataaaaactattaaaagaataataaatggtaaaataaaatgaaatgaataaaatcgatttaatgtatcattattaattgaaaatccTCCTCAGATTCATTCAACTATAAATTGCCCAATATAAGGAAttgctgaaattaaatttgtaattactaTTGCTCCTCAAAATGATATTTGACCTCATGGAAGAACATATCCTAAAAATGCAGTtgctattgataaaaataaaattgatacacCAATTATTCAaacttgtaataatttaaatgaataataaaatatatttcgtgcaatatgtaaatatataattaaaaaataaaatgaagcaccatttatatgaattaaacgaattaatcaacctgaatttatatcttttataatgtTAGAAATTCTGTAAAATGCAATATTGATATTTGGACAATAATgtatagaaagaaataatcctgaaataatttgaattattagaaatattcctAAAATCGatccaaaatttcaaaaataattaatattaattggtgttggtaaattaataaatgatattggtaaatttattaaatttattttataaattattggaattatttttttcatttttttgttcgtaaatttttattttcaataaaacaaatttttgttataataaataatataataattaaaaaaataataaatattaataaaataaaataattaggatttaaatatagttttttaataatattaattttgttattttttacaaaattaaaattataattttttataataaatttatttaattgttttatttgaattataataaatataattaaaaataaatttaaaaaaattaaatttaaaaaattatttttttttgttaaattattaattaaacaaataaaataagaaaataaaattaaaattcctctaataaaaataataattaaaataaataaatttaatgaaatattttgttttaaaattaaaatattaattattattaaaattacataaaaaattaaatatattagttGTTTtaaaggtgaaataaaaatatttataaatatataatttaaaattaatattaaatttatgtaaaaatttgtaaataaaataatattaaaaataattaaaattttcattttaaaaattaaccaaaaaatagtttaaataaaattataattttgggaattatagatatttatgaaaattaaatttttttgaaatttttaaatttttgttatattaattaattttaaaattttaatttacaaaattaatgtttttagttaaactatataacatattaattattaattaatttcaatttttttgattgttaatttaattatttttatattatttattataataaattattttgtttattttttaaattttttaattggaatggaatatttaattataatgattttatttaatataatttcaattaattataataattgaatttttttaatttatttaatttattcagttTGTGAAGGAGTTTTAGGATTATCATTAATAGttagaataaattatgaatatggtcatcaaaaaattaattttattaatttatattaaaaatgattgaaatttttatttttttttatataattttttttataaaatttttagattttataattttaagaaatataatatttttaataagttttatttatttaataaatttaagatgaattaaatgaatttatatttttagaaatttaggaattaattattattcaaattatttaattttaataatattttgaatttttagattaatttttttaaatttaaaagaatatacaaaaaaatgtttaataataaattttattttaatattactaatattaataaattttttatcaatagatttattaattttttattttatatatgaagctagattattattaatcttttatataattatagaatgaGGTTATATAGAAGATCGTATTTTagcttctttttatataatattttacacattaattttttctttacctatattatattttatttttaaaattttagatttagaAGGCAgtatatgttttttttatttagaaatagttgatttaaaattagatttatttagttttatttatatattaatatcttttttagttAAAATCCCTATATACTTATTTCAT harbors:
- the LOC139997707 gene encoding LOW QUALITY PROTEIN: cytochrome b-like (The sequence of the model RefSeq protein was modified relative to this genomic sequence to represent the inferred CDS: substituted 11 bases at 11 genomic stop codons) → MKKIIPIIYKINLINLPISFINLPTPININYFXNFGSILGIFLIIQIISGLFLSIHYCPNINIAFYRISNIIKDINSGXLIRLIHINGASFYFLIIYLHIARNIFYYSFKLLQVXIIGVSILFLSIATAFLGYVLPXGQISFXGAIVITNLISAIPYIGQFIVEXIXGGFSINNDTLNRFYSFHFILPFIILLIVFIHLIILHITGSSNPIHSKINIYKINFHPYFTIKDIITIILVFILFIIINLQFPYILGDPDNFKIANPIITPVHIKPEXYFLFAYSILRVIPNKLGGVIILFFSIFILYLIPLINLNNLKNNKFYFINKIIYXXFINIFIILTXLGRQIIEYPYINLNQIFTFIYFFYLILSFYINNI